CGGCTTCGTGGCGCGAGGCTGCTGTGCAGCCTCGTTAAAGCGTTTCAAAATTAAAACGCTCTAGATGTAGAGTGTCAACACGTTGTTCACCCTCCGCTCAGCCTTGAGGCTGGAGGTTTTCTGCCAAGAGCCGTATGCGGACGCACAAAGTTGTAGCGATGCGTCCAGACCGGCAAGTTCGCTGTTCTTTTC
The window above is part of the Desulfovibrio porci genome. Proteins encoded here:
- a CDS encoding integrase core domain-containing protein, with translation KRTANLPVWTHRYNFVRPHTALGRKPPASRLSGG